TAGGCTGTTTTACCCTTTGTAATCTGCTTTCGGTCTGCTTCTAACTCTGTTATTTTAAAGTTTTAATAAAATTTTCAGTAGGGGCTCGCCCCTCCTGTCTTATAAAAAAAAAAAATTTGGATGAGCTCCCCATGGCCAACACGCAATGATCCACGTTGTCGAGGAAGAGATGATCATGTGGTGGTGGGCGTTGCCGTTAAGGATGCCGTGGCGTGGGTCACCTCACCACGTCGTTGCAAATTGCAAGTTGGCTTATAAAGCCTGTAGGCCTTTGGCCTTATGTGGTGCACTGGTGCTACCATTGAGCTTACGGAGGCGAGTCGTCAGAGATTCATAAGAAAGTCTTATTTTTTCTGTATGTTATTATAAATGTTTGTGATTATTCACAAGTCATTATAAAAGTTGAACGGTCATAGGTCCCACTAATCGATTTTTTTTTGTCAACAAACTATTCCATTCAAATTCTGTTTATTTTTTTGTACAATTTAGGAGCCCTCACGTGAGACACTAAAATTGTCCATCTTACCTATGGACTTACCTGACATATGTGGAGACTGTATTGACCTTGATTGACCGCCATCTCACTCTCTCATCTCGCTTGACACCTCTCTCTCCTTCCCTTAACCCTAGTGGCATCGGTATAGGGAACACAATTTCGCTCAAGATCATCGAAAATTCGGAATTTTTCTCGTTCTCGGTGAGTACCGAAATACATATTTCGGTCCGAAATTTGATGTATTTcgctttaaaattttaaaatgtaAAAAGTCAAATTTTGGTCAAATAAACAAAATCCTGAACAGTGAAAACGAAATTATAATCTCTGATCGGTACCGGTGATGAAGGCGGCGACAACAATGGTCAAAGAAGACCAATCCCTCGTGCTTGCAACGTCGCATAGGGTAGTCGACTTATAGTTGTTGGATGTGGAAGTACGACGTAAGTTGGTTCGAAAATTTCCCTACAAGTCATCAGAAACTATACTAATCCCTTATGTGTCATTAAATGGTATATAGTGTGGTATCAAGAGGAGCCGCAGTAGTGTAGTAGTTGTGCCTATGATGAAGAGGCGAGAAGTTCAGTTTGATCAACTCATCAAGTTCAGACCAGAGCGATTCAATGGGATCAATTGAATAAACCTTAGAATATATTGCTAATTACGTAGAGAATAACGTTACATACCGTACTCTTTATTGTAACGCCTAGGCACAACTGCTAGTGCGTATATAAAGAAAAGACTAAAATGCATCACTCTCTAACTTAAATAATATGATGTGCCACTTGAGTTCTCGAATCTCAAAACCAGGAAAACGGTCGGCACATCCAAAACCTTTGTTGAGCATCTAATTGGATGGACCAAATCTGATTTTGGATGGGTGGATCAAGTTCTAGTACCCGCTTTTTTTTTGTCTTAAAAGTTCGAGAATCCAAGTGATAAAGGATCATAGACGTATTTTACTCTAAGGCCTGTTTAGATTCCTTAAATTAAATTCATCATAATAATCATATTTTAGATATAGATTAATTAACATAATATGCTTTTAAACATAATATATTTGTATTTTAGTCTTGACCATATGGAGATATTTATATGTTATGTTTTTATTATAAGGGAGCGAGTCATAGAATGCAGAGTGCCACCTGGTGACGCCAACAGCTTAGAGCAGCTTCTCAGCCGCCGGTGCCTTTTCCACCGCTGAGCTAGATTGCTGCAAGTGGGTTCGCTGAGCAAGATCGTTGTTACTTCTCCCGTAAGGGTACCCACCATGAGGCAGCGGAAACTGATCGGGAGGGGCCGTGACTTCGACTCCAGCATGGCGATTGGCGCCCTCGTCGTGGGAGCATCCTGGCTCCGCCTCCGCGGACGCGTTCTGGCCGATCCGTTGCTGCTCGTGCTCGGCGCGAGCCGCGCTGTCCTGCTGCTGTGCTTTCTGTAGTTTCATTTCGGCTATCATTCTCGCATACACTCGGTTCTTGTACGCTTCCTCCGACTGCTGTGCTTTCTGTAGATTCATTTCAGCTATCAGTCTCGCGTACACTCGGTTCTTGTACGCTTCCTCCGCCGACTCCGGCGGTGGATGCTGTGGAGAGGGCAGCCGAGCTGGTTGGCCAGGATCTAGGTTCGGCGGGGGCATCATTGTAGTTGTAGCACTAGCACCCTGAGAGTTGGGGGCGATCGCACTGGTCCGGTGCGGCGGGCCTAGCCTCGACATCCGCGGCGCCTGCCCTGGCGCCTGGCCGTTCGCGTTCGGCATCCTCGCCGACGGCCAATGCGTGGGCAGCCCTGGCCCGTGATGACACCCTGCTGCTCCGGCTCCGACTCCGACCGGCGGCATGCGCACGCCACTGCCGCCTTCGCCACGCGTTCGCGCTAGCCGTCCGTCCGGCAACGAGGTCCGCTTGTTCGGCGCGCCGGTGTGCGCGCTCGCCGCCGGTCGCTTCACCGCGGTCGTCGGCTTCAAGCGGAACCCGATCGGGTACTTTCCGTCATCCTTGTCGTCGTCGTCCCATCCGCTTTCGCTCGGTCTCTCGTCTTCTCCTGCTTCTCCTCCTGCCATGTCCGCGATTCTTGAGTCGTGACTCGCCATGTCCGCGATTCGTGAGTCGCGACTCGTTAGGTTTTTATGCTGACGATGTTAGACTGTCTTCAGTGGATCTATTTGCGGAATGAAGTGGATATAGGATAGGAGATAGGATCTGACCTTATATCCTTATCTAACCCCGACCCGGCCTGCTTTGTGATCGATGTGCGTGTTGGTAAACATAGGCAAATGGTCGCGGGTGTCCGTACGTATCGAAAACCACAGGCACAGGGGGAAATAACTAAAAACACCAAATTAAATCGGCTCCCACCAAACGCTGAACGGAAACACCGGGACAACAATTTAACAGGTATAGATGGCCAGATGTGATGTACTAAATAGACCGATACTAAGCACGGTATGGCCTATAGTATTTCGGTACGGTACGAACACAATTCATATAGTGTCAATGCCGGCACGACACAAGTCTAATGTGGTGCTTGGGCAACCACCCGGCACAATGGGCTGACACGAGCACGACGCGATTAAGTGACCGACACGGTTAGACACGACTTACACCAAACGATAAACGATGGTTTATAGATGTGATTGTGATATGTGCAGGTGATTGCAAATTGTTATTTGTTATGATTTTAAATATAATGAATTCACTTTATAATGGTataaatattcaagttttatAATGGTATAATAAGCACGACTTACACCAAGAGTCTGGACTGGCACGAGCACTATTATGTGTTAGTGTCGTATAGTGCCGACCCGGTACGATTAGACGCTATAGTATAGTGGGTCGCTGGTTCTGCACTAGTGCGGGCATGACACGTCACGATTACTAATAGTGCCTAATAGTGTCGTGCCCTAATAGTAGTGTTAGTGTCATGCCGGGCGACCCATTTGGACATCTATACCTATGGGTAAAAATTTTGACCCTCTACATTCGACCGAAGTTTCGCAGGTGTAGGTGCGGGTTTTTATTTTAATCAGCGATGACCCACATCCAACTCGAAATTTGGTTTATTCATTATTTTGTGCAATGACGATTAAGATACAACAGTAATTATTTTTCAATAAGTAACTTGGTCAATGATTCAGAAAGTGTTTTGTTGTTGCTCGACGTGAGAAGACTTAAAATTCATAGATATAACTAAGTTATTGATGGTATTTAATTGCTTATAGCTGAATTATTGATTAAAAGTGTACAATAAAGATCCGAAACTCAGACTTAAAATTCATAGATATAAATTGCTGGTGATATTTAATTGCTTATAGCTGAATTATTGATTAAAAGCGTACAATAAAGATCTGAAACTCGGTTACAATTGCGAGCGGAATAGACTTCATGTGATCACAGGCATAGAAACTCGAAATCTGCTGTGCAGTGATCGTCTGACGAAGGTCAAAATTGTACCAAAAAAATCAAACACATTGTTTGTTGCTACCTCTATTTTTTTATTTGGCGCCGGACAGTTCAAATTTAAACTAACAACCGTCAGATAAAAAAAATGGAGGGAGTACAACACTACACCCAAACAAAAATGAACAAAGGAGCTACTTGGATTAGGCATCCTTATATAGGCTTAACAGAAAGAATCAGCATGTGGCTAGAATTTAGAATAATCTGATGAAGCGCTGCAACGTTGGGAGCCTTGTGTGATCCAAACAATCTGATGAGAGCTTATATATGGGTCTATGTCAGCTTCGTCAACTAAACCACTGCGCCTAACATTCTGCTTGTTACAGGTGCCCAGCGTTGCCCACCTGCCGTTTTCCTTGATTTGCCGCCATATAATCCACGTGGCAAGTTTTCCTGTTGTCTGCAACGCGCCCGTATGATCGACCATGGGCCTCGTCTTCAGGCAATCAGGTCTGTGCAATTATAACACCCAAATATGACGCGTGTTGGACTATCGGCCTCGTGCCATCTTTCGCCTCTTCCTCTCCTGCTCGCGTCTCTCTTCTTCCTCAATCAAGCGAAGTTGCTCTTCGTCCTCCTGCCTAGCTATCCTCGCACTGAAAGAAGAGATGTCAAATGTGAATCAGATACGAAATAGACGGCATGCACACTTCCAGTTTGTGAACCATGAATAAACATTGCACCGGAACTTGACCCTAGCAATCATCTTGATCATCTGTGCATGCAGTgcaatatcttgaatataaatcatACAAGTACATTCAATATGTTGCAACCAAAATAACCATACAAGTATATACGCTTTTATTTTGATATGTACAATATTATACTGGATAAAATGAGAGAAGCAATACCTTCTTTTCTCTTCCATTTCTATAGTAGCAAAATCTGCTTCCATGTCACTGACATCCTCATCTCTCCCTGCATATCTACTAGGATCATACCTGCAAAGGAAGCCAAAATTAGAATCCAAATATCTGTAAGCAACATCTTTGAACAGGCACTGCAATCAAGCCAtgcttggtttgctcagctccaaaaACCATTTTAGTAAAATATGCTAACTTATAGAGAGGTTGACGGCTGTTGCTCACAACCACTGACCCAAATGAAAAAACTAGAGCGGGCTTATCTAGACAATACCCGAACATATTTCTGATCATTGCCAAGGGGTCGtcctcatcgtcgtcgtcatcaaatCTTCTTTTTACCACTTGCTTTCTCTTTGCATGATCATCGCGAATTCCATTAGAGGAGACTGGTCGAGATGGCTACAAGCACAAATAGACAATAAAGGAATAAATGCAACATCAGCAACCCTAGCCAAACAAGCCAACCCATATACAGAAAATGTGTTGAAAATAACTTCAGGCAAAATGGTAGACAGCAGAAAGGTGATTGTTCTCATAAATATTACCATGGACTTCGAGGGAGGCCGAATGTGCCTTTCAGCTTGTTTGACTCTATCATTTGCCTGTACTCTTCTTTGCTCCAAGTATTGTCCCTGTGAAGAAAGAGGCCTTTGTCCTCGTAACTCCTGGGACCTGTTACTTAGCGACTGTGGTCTGTGTGCTTGTGAGGACTGCGATTTCTGAGTATGTGAGGACTGCAATTTCTGAATATGTGAGGACTGCTGTTGCCTTTTATTCTGCAAGGACTGTTGAGTCCTTTGACTCTGCAAAGACTGTTGTGGCTTCTGATCCTGAGTCATTTGCTGTGGCCTCCGACTCTGCAATGACTGCTGCGGCCTATGCTGCATGGATTGATGTGGCCTCTGACCATGGGAAGAATGCTGCAGTCTCTGACCAGCTGACTGCATCTTCTGGCTTTGCAAGGATTTTGATCTGTCAACCTCTGAGAAATGGTGCTTTGGGGCTACACTGCTCTTCCTCAGAGCAGCATCATTCAGATCCGTGGAAGCTTGCTTATTAGCAATGGAACCTCTGCTTGTAAGCTTTTGGATTGTGGTTTTGCTAGTACTTGCCTGGTTGGACCCATTTATTGCACTACCATGCATCCTCTCATTGCCACGTGAAACAACCCTTTCATGCATCCTTTCATTGTCACGTGAGACAACCCTTTCTCTGTTCAAGAAAGCCTCCTTTCTCATGGTATCTACCCTACCTTCGGCATGCCTTTGAGTTGACATTTTGTTCTTAGATCCATATCCATTTGACACCCGTGCAGGTTGACTTGTTGGTGCCTTGCTCTTCACTGTTGTTCGCATCACCTCACGATCTTCATTATCCAGAAATAAACAGTCAGTAATTCCCATTTTAAGACACAGGGAATACCTTGGCTAATAAAATTAGAGTTCCAACTCACCAGCCCTTTGAGTCAAGGAAGATCTAGCAGCAGGCTTCTCCTTTGGAGAGGATGACAGGTCAGCATCATCCGAGAGTAGAAATGAATAATCCCGGTTATCCTTAAGTGCCtcggccttcttctttacctgcaaATTGCAACTGCTATGTTGTGAATACATTATTTTAAGTCCATTATACCGAACATGCAAAAGAATGAAGTGAATATAAATTATTTATACCTGATTAACAATTTTCTGTTTATGCTGATGTCCATTTACTTTACTTTGCACTTTAGAGGACGACGGAATGTCCTTCTGGTAAAGGCAAAAAAGAATATAATTAATGTTGGTTTAGTGCTACCCAAAATTAGCACACTGGCATAGTATTACATGTACTCCCGAAGGCCTTGGCTCCCTTGCAACTGTGCTATGCAGTTCTTTCAATGATTTTCTTTCTTCAATCACTCGACGAGAAATCACCGGCTTGGATGGCCCAAAGAAAGAGCCAAATCTAGCAAGAAAAACAGGTAAAACACATTGAAGTATTGAACAACACTCTACATTCCCTTATTCACTAAATACTGTTTGGCATTTATTTTAAAGAAAATTGGTCTACAAACATCACAACCGCACTGAAGAACAAGCACATATAATGGTGAAAAATAAATCTTCCAGCGGCATACATTCCACAAGTGTATAATGATCAATAGGCTATGAAAACTTCAGTTCCACGATATGAGACATTTCAAAAGGAAACAAGTAATCTCCCGTAAGTCTTATTATTTCTCAATGGCATGAGCACAAAGAGAAATCTTTTTAGAAAGGAGGAGAATGCTGCTGAGAATCAGTACATCAAACATGCTTACTTGTCCCTGGCTTGAGGTATTTGTAAAGAAGACGATCTGCCAGCTGTGCAGGAAGCAGCAGCCTTTGCCTTTCGCCTAATCTGCTCTTTTAATCGTTCTCTCAATTCTAGGATCTCCTTTTGTCCCTCTGTAGGCTCTTCCTCCTCAAAATACTCATCCCCAGCACCCGAACCTTCCTCATCATACTCATCTTGATCATAGTACTCATCTCCGTACTCATCTTCCACTTCCTGGTGGTTACCCTGCACAATAATCGTCATCGTTTCGGGACCAAAAAAATTGCACTGTTTTTTTCACGACAGTCAATTCTACAGCTCCCTCTTTATTTTATTACAATTATTTTTTTCTTCTACATTCTTTATTTTATTACAATTATTTTTTCCTACATTTGGTCAAATAAAAAAATGAAGTACCATAATCCGCTGTCTACCTCAGTTTTCCCTCATGAACTTTGATTTGCGTCCTTTAAAAGCTATAATGATCATATACTTGATCGAAATGAAACCGACCGAAGTGCACGAAGTAAAGCTTACATTGGTCTCGTACCCGTAGCCCCGCATTGTCAAAACTCAACAGGATCCCGTCGTACGAGCTTCGAATTCACCGAATCGCCTGAATCAAAGCAAGTGAACTTCCATAAGTTTAGAAAGGCCGCCATGGATTTTTCGAACAATGCCCGCGTTGAAGCAGCCAAGCATCCAGTCGGGACAAAATACACATCGAACCAGCATCGATTGGCCCTAAATTTCCTTGGCGAAGGTACTCGATTCATAGGATAGGCACCTAATCGCTCAAATTCCACCCCAGATGCGACGCAAGGAATGGCAAATCTAGGGTTTGGACGGAGAATACGTGGCGAATCTGGGATGCCGCCACAGGAAAGCAACCATAGAAACCAGGGGGATTCGCGCCACCGGTTGGGGGACTCACCTCGGGGACCGGAGACGCCTCGTTCCGCCGCGGTGGCGGAGATCAGACTCGAACGACCAGTTGTTGCGACGCGGCTGGATCAGAAGTCGCTCGGGAGAAAGGAGGGGGGAGGGCGCTGCGGTCCAGGAGGCTGCTACGCCCGCGGCCGGGTAGGCACGGGGCGGAGGCGACCACAGCCCGCGTCTTGGTCGCTGCGGGAAACGGCGGGGGTCGCCGCCGGACCGGCGTGGGGCGCGAGGCTTTTGCCTCTCGTCGGGTGGAAAACTGGAAATGGGGAGCACAGGAGCCAGGGAGAGGGGGCAGGGGTTGAAGCGGGCGCACCGCGCACCGTTAAATAGGCGCGTTTCGCCTGCGCCGGGTAAAGAAGCCTGACGTCGCGCTGCCTCAGACGTGAGATGTCTCTGGAACCTACGCACGGCGGCGCATGGGCTACGCTTTTCTTGGCAGGTCTTGCGAGTGCCCAATCGCGAGCTGGGACACTGCACTGCAGCCTGCCTGCCTCTGCCTCTGCCTCTGCCTCTGCCTTCAGGCTAGTTTGCTTCCCCAAAAAGTGTTGCTTCCGCCAACAATGGAGCACGCTCCACGAAGAATGGAAGAAATGAATCGGGCCTGGTGCTGGAAACATGAGCTGTATTTTTTGGGTCACCACCGTTACGGTCCAAAGAAATCTAAAGTAGGAGTGTAGGACCTGATAAAAAAATATGGATCGGTTTAGCATAGTAAACGGGTCTAGGCTAGGCTATAAATTTCGTCGCGTCGGGCTTGGTACGGTTTAATAAAGTCTatattatttaatttatttaatttaGTAAGTTTACGGTGTTTGTCTTGTAATATTTGAATTTTACATGGTTAAATAATGCTATTAttatttaatatctttaattaataataatatctttaatttagtaagttaTAGATGTGGTTGTAATATTTGAACTTTATGTAGTTTAAATAAATGTGACAAGTTTGATCCAACATCGTCCAACAAAAACACGATGTGTTTTAGGACGAGGCTAGACTACTGTTTCTATTCTTTAAACTaactgttgacgccttttcggaggcgccaatcacttcaaaagaaagcagtgctctctggtcaggcgcggacagtccgcggcacagggccggacggtccgcgacctggcgtgaggcggcggtgctctctggtcaggcgcggacggtccgcggcatagggtcggacggtccgcgacctggtgcaggagctcgggttccctgcctgacggccggacggtccgcgccctagggccggacggtccgcgcgtatgcaggggcggcggaagatcgtcgGCGGCGTCTGGATCTcgttcccgggagggaccccgtcggggaggagagatcctaggagttgtctaggctcgggtagaccgacctagactcctctaatcgatgtagagtcgaagagagacggagaatttggggattggaaggctaaactagggctaaactagaactactcctaattatacaggaaataaatgtgaaatagaagttgtattgattcgattgttgatgattacaaatcggtcgtagacctctctatttatagaggaggggggctggaccct
This portion of the Zea mays cultivar B73 chromosome 2, Zm-B73-REFERENCE-NAM-5.0, whole genome shotgun sequence genome encodes:
- the LOC103646089 gene encoding trichohyalin — protein: MRGYGYETNGNHQEVEDEYGDEYYDQDEYDEEGSGAGDEYFEEEEPTEGQKEILELRERLKEQIRRKAKAAASCTAGRSSSLQIPQARDKFGSFFGPSKPVISRRVIEERKSLKELHSTVAREPRPSGVHKDIPSSSKVQSKVNGHQHKQKIVNQVKKKAEALKDNRDYSFLLSDDADLSSSPKEKPAARSSLTQRADREVMRTTVKSKAPTSQPARVSNGYGSKNKMSTQRHAEGRVDTMRKEAFLNRERVVSRDNERMHERVVSRGNERMHGSAINGSNQASTSKTTIQKLTSRGSIANKQASTDLNDAALRKSSVAPKHHFSEVDRSKSLQSQKMQSAGQRLQHSSHGQRPHQSMQHRPQQSLQSRRPQQMTQDQKPQQSLQSQRTQQSLQNKRQQQSSHIQKLQSSHTQKSQSSQAHRPQSLSNRSQELRGQRPLSSQGQYLEQRRVQANDRVKQAERHIRPPSKSMPSRPVSSNGIRDDHAKRKQVVKRRFDDDDDEDDPLAMIRNMFGYDPSRYAGRDEDVSDMEADFATIEMEEKRSARIARQEDEEQLRLIEEEERREQERKRRKMARGR